The Parvibaculaceae bacterium PLY_AMNH_Bact1 genome window below encodes:
- a CDS encoding MFS transporter (Derived by automated computational analysis using gene prediction method: Protein Homology.) yields MADIAEMAKDLTPRERTISLAAVIACITAVGIGMGVSIPLLAILLERQGVSSTLIGLNTAMPSLATLAVTPFIAPLLRRISTGSFLLICLVTSAICMPLYFVFNNIWIWFPLRFINGLALTGLFVVSEFWINQLATDKNRGFLIGIYGTILSAGFAVGPIVLLTIGPDGMSPFLIVSSLTLLSAIPIILARKLAPQVTEKPNHGLLAFLTVAPAATLAGLVYGATETNMFNMLPIYALRVGLTENLAALILTIFAAGNVLFQIPIGLASDRFDRRTVLLICAGFGFAGTALLPVVSQNIWVFLPSLFIFGGVVVGMYTVGLALLGERFKGADLAAANSAFVLMFSTGGLLGPPIAGAAMDIWDPHGLAIAMAAICGIYLLIVGWRWSGGKSAEKLD; encoded by the coding sequence ATGGCTGATATCGCTGAAATGGCGAAAGATCTGACACCGCGCGAACGGACCATCAGCCTTGCCGCAGTCATCGCCTGCATCACCGCAGTGGGCATCGGCATGGGCGTATCCATCCCCCTGCTCGCGATCTTATTGGAACGTCAGGGTGTCTCCAGCACGCTCATCGGCCTCAATACGGCCATGCCCTCACTTGCGACCTTGGCTGTGACGCCTTTCATAGCACCACTACTCAGACGCATCTCAACCGGCTCCTTTTTGCTGATCTGCCTCGTAACATCAGCGATCTGCATGCCGCTCTACTTCGTGTTCAACAATATTTGGATCTGGTTCCCGCTGCGTTTCATCAACGGACTAGCTCTTACTGGCCTCTTCGTTGTAAGTGAGTTCTGGATCAATCAGCTCGCGACCGACAAGAACCGAGGATTCTTGATTGGGATTTACGGAACCATCTTGTCTGCAGGGTTCGCAGTGGGTCCGATTGTTCTCCTGACGATCGGACCGGACGGGATGTCCCCATTTCTGATTGTGAGCTCGCTGACGCTCCTATCTGCCATTCCGATCATTTTGGCGCGAAAACTTGCACCTCAAGTTACAGAGAAGCCAAACCATGGCTTGCTCGCTTTCCTGACGGTGGCACCCGCTGCAACCCTTGCAGGCCTCGTCTATGGCGCGACTGAGACCAACATGTTCAACATGCTGCCGATCTACGCTCTCAGAGTTGGTCTGACCGAGAACCTGGCAGCTCTTATCCTGACTATTTTTGCGGCGGGCAACGTTCTCTTTCAGATACCGATTGGTTTGGCATCAGACCGGTTCGATAGGCGGACGGTGCTGCTGATTTGCGCAGGCTTCGGCTTTGCCGGTACGGCCCTTCTCCCAGTCGTCTCCCAGAACATCTGGGTCTTCTTGCCAAGCCTATTCATCTTCGGAGGCGTGGTTGTTGGCATGTACACTGTTGGCCTGGCACTGCTGGGAGAGCGTTTTAAAGGTGCCGACCTGGCTGCTGCAAATTCCGCTTTCGTACTGATGTTTTCAACAGGCGGCCTGCTTGGCCCTCCGATAGCAGGCGCCGCGATGGACATCTGGGACCCTCATGGGCTGGCCATTGCTATGGCTGCCATATGCGGGATCTATCTGCTCATTGTCGGCTGGCGCTGGTCAGGCGGGAAATCCGCAGAAAAGCTGGACTAA
- the rpmG gene encoding 50S ribosomal protein L33 (Derived by automated computational analysis using gene prediction method: Protein Homology. GO_component: GO:0000315 - organellar large ribosomal subunit [Evidence IEA]; GO_component: GO:0022625 - cytosolic large ribosomal subunit [Evidence IEA]; GO_function: GO:0003735 - structural constituent of ribosome [Evidence IEA]; GO_process: GO:0006412 - translation [Evidence IEA]) — translation MAKPTTIKIKLESTAGTGFYYVAKKNARTMTEKMVVKKYDPVVRKHVEFKETKIK, via the coding sequence ATGGCGAAGCCAACCACGATCAAGATCAAGCTGGAAAGCACAGCTGGTACAGGCTTCTACTACGTAGCCAAGAAAAACGCGCGGACCATGACTGAAAAGATGGTTGTCAAAAAATACGACCCGGTTGTCCGCAAGCACGTTGAATTTAAGGAAACCAAAATCAAATGA